The genomic stretch AGACCAGGCGGTCCAATTCCGCCCGGGAGAATTTGAAGTGTTTCAGACCGGCCAGATCCAGCCGGTAGTTGAGGGCGTCAGCGCCCGTGGTGAAGCCCGCCATCAGGGCCAGCAGGTCCGCCACGTGGACGATCTCGGCCAGCCACGCGGACTTGGGGCCGGCCAGCCCGGGCTTGTGATGATGCAGGATGGCGTCGCAGATCACCTCGGGCAGCATCCAGTGCCGGGCCAGCGCGTGGCCCGCGCTCTGATGGTTGATGCCCAGCAGCGACTCCTCGATCTGGATGAACTCGTGGTCGCCGGGATCCGCCACCCGCCGGGCGACGGAGCCGGGCGCGCGGCAGAGCCAGTCGGAGAGGATGGCCTTGCCGATGTCGTGCAGCAGGCCCGCCGTGTAGGCCAGGTCCGGCTCGGGGCCCTCGGAGTTCAGGTGCGCCAGCTGGCGCGCGGCCAGGGCCGTGTAGACGCTGTGCGACCAGAGGCAGGTGTCGTCGGCCATGTAGCCCTGCAGCGGGTGGTTCATCACGTCGCCCGCACAGGTGCGGACCGCCACGCTGAACACCAGCTCCTCGCCCAGATGCGACACCGCCTGCTGCACGCTGCGGATCTCCATCCCCCGGTGGAAGAAGGCGGCGTTGGCCGCGCGCAGCACCTGGATGGTCAGGGCGGGGTCGATCTCCACCAGCTGCGAGATCTCCCGCAGATTGGCGGCCGGGTTCCCCAGCATGACGATCAGTTTGCGCACGGCGGGACTGAGCAGGGGCACCTGCTGGACGCGCGCGGCCAGGACGTCGGCGTTGATCATAGGTAATGATCCTCCCGCCCCGGGGTGGAGATGCGCACTTTCCCCGTGGCGATGGACACGACCACCGTGCGGCTGATGGAGTCCCCCGTCTCTTCCGCCAGGGGGGCCAGGCGGTGCTCCCAGAGCGCCTTGCGCACGGCCAGGAGGTTGCGCTTGCCGATGTTGAAGGTGTTGTTGGCGTCGAGGATGGTCGCGCCGCCGGCCAGCTTGATGATCACCCGGCTCTGGCCGTTCCAGCCCAGGCGGCGCACCTCCGCCAGCAGGGCGGGGATGGCCGTGTCCGCGAAACTGCCCGGCTTGCGCTGGGCGCGCTCGGGGTTGATGCTGGCCTCGGGCAGGGCCACGTGGACCAGGCCGGCGATGCGGTTGACGGGATCCAGCAGGATCACGCCCACGCAGGAGCCCAGGGCCATGGTCTTCAGCTCGTCCTGCGCGCTCTTGCTCACGACCAGTTCGCCGATGCCGGCGTAGAGCGTGTTCATGGCCGCTTCTCGAAGAAGGAGACGAGCCGGTCGCCCAGCGCGGCGGGGTTGCCCTGCTGTTCCACCGCGCCCAGTTCGGCCGCCACCTTGGGCATGCCGTAGACGATGGAGCTGCGCTCGTCCTGGCCCAGGGTGCGGGCGCCCGCCTGGCGCATCTCCAGCAGCCCCTTGGCGCCGTCGCCGCCCATGCCCGTCAGGATCACGCCCGTGGCGTTGGCGCCCACGTCCCGGGCCACGCTCTGGAACAGCACGTCCACGCTGGGCCGGTGGCCGTTGACCTTCTCGCCGGAGTCCAGCTTGACCAGATAGGTGCCGCCGCTGCGCACCACGCGCAGGTGCTGGTCGCCCGGCGCCACCAGTGCCAGGCCGGGAATCAGCCGGTCGCCCTCGCGGGCCTCGCGCACGGTCATGGCGCAGACCAGGTCGAGGTTCTGGGCGAAGAGGCGCGTGAAGCCCGGCGGCATGTGCTGCACGATCACCGTGCCCGGCATGTCGGCGGGAAAGCCGCTCATCAAGTCGCGCACGGCCTGGGTGCCCCCCGTGGAGGCGCCGACGGCGATGATCTTGTCGGTGGTGACGGCCAGGGCGCGGGTGGCCGCGGGCCGGGGCCGGGGCTGGGCGGCGCCGGTCTTCCAGCGGCTGACGTCCGCGCGGGAGACGGCCTTGACCTTCTCGCGCAGCTCCGCCAGCATCTCGCCCAACCCGCGCTGGACGTCCGCCGCCGGCTTGGTGACGAAGTCCACGGCGCCGGCCTCCAGCGCCTCCATGGTGATCTGCGCCCCGCGTTCGGTCAGCGCGCTGACCATCAGCACGGGCAGGGGATGCTGCGGCATCAGGCGGCGCAGGAACTCCACGCCGTCCATCCGGGGCATCTCCACGTCCAGGGTCAGCACGTCGGGCCTGAGCTGCACGATGCGGTCCCGGGCCACGAAGGGATCGCTGGCGCTGCCCACCACCTCGATCTCCGGATCCAGCGCCAGGCCCTGGGTCAGGACGGCGCGCACCAGGGCGGAGTCGTCCACCACCAGCACGCGGACGCGGCGGCCGCTCACGCCGTCTCCTTCCGCCGATAGATGGCCGGCAGCACGCGGGAGAACAACTCCGTGCTCTCGATGGTCTCGGAGTGGCCGATGAACAGGCAGCCGTCGGCCAGCAGGTTGAGGTGGAAGCGCCGGGAGAGGGCTTCGCGCGTCTGCTGGTCGAAGTAGATCATCACGTTGCGGCAGAAGATCGCGTCCATGGGCCGGCGGAAGGGATAGGAGGGCCGGTTGAGGTTGAGCCGGCGGAACAGCACCAGGTTGCGCAGGCCGTCCTTGACGCGCCAGGAGTCCGGCCCCACTTCGTCGAAGTACTTGTGCCGCAGGCTGGCGGGCAGCCGGCTGGTGTTCTCCCCGCTGTAGAGGCCCTCCAGGGCCGTGGAGAGCGCGCGCGCCGAGATGTCCGTGGCCAGGATGGCGGCCTTTTGGGCCACCGTTGGGCCGTAGTGCTCGGACAGGCAGATGGCCAGCATCCAGGGCTCCTCGCCGCTGGAACAGCCCGGCACCCAGATGTGCAGACGCTTGTCGCCGCGTGCCGCGCGGTCGCGCTCCGGCAGGAAGGTGCGCTGGAAGAATTCGAAGTGGGCGGGCTCGCGGTTGAAGAAGGTGAAGTTGGTGGAGAGGCGGTTCACCAGCTCGGAGACGGCGCGGCCGGAGCGGTCGTCCTCCACGGAGTCCAAGTAGTCCTCGAAGCGCTCGAAGCCCTGGGTCTGCACGAAGCGGCTCAGGCGGCTGACCACCAGCGAGCGCTTGCGTTCGGTGAGCAGGATGCGGAAGCGATCGTAGACCAGGCGGCTGAGCCGCGAGAACGCATCCTGGGAGAGTTCGAGGACCACGCATCGCCTCTGGGAATCTGCCGAACCTGCTCGCTTGCCACTTCGGACCGGACGAGCACCGGTCCCCCGTCTACCGCAGCGCCGCGCCCAGCCGCTCGTGGGCCTCGCCGTAGAGCAGGCGCCCCGTGTCCAGCAGGATCACCACGCGCTCGCCGGTCATGCCCAGGCCGTGGATGTACTGGTTGGCCGCCGAGCTGCCCACCGAGGGCGGCGCCGTGACCTGTTCCGGCGGGATACTCATCACCTCGCGCACGGCGTCCACGATCAGGCCGACGTTCTCGCCGTTCATGCTGGCGACGATGATGCAGGTGCGGTCGTCGTAGTCGCGGGCCGGCATGCCGAAGCGCAGACGCACGTCCATCACGGGCACCACGCGGCCGCGCAGGTTCACCACGCCGCGGATCCAGGGCGGCACCTCGGGCAGGTCGGTGATGGGCTGGATGCCGATGATCTCGATCACCGCCGCGATGGGGATGCCGTAATCCTCGCTGCCCAGGCGGAAGGTCAGGTGCTTCTGGTCCAGGGTGTCGACGGAGTCTTCCGCGTCGGCGATCAGCCGGTCAAGCGTGCTCATGGGCCTCTCCTAAAACTCGCCGAAGTCGTGGTCGTCCAGGTGGATGATGTCCTCCGGCCGCAGCGGGGACTCCAGGTCCACCCAGCCCTTGCCCTCGTCCGGCGGCGGCGCCGCCGGGCGGCTGGCCGGACGGGGCACGCCGCGCGTGCTGCGGGCCGGCTTGGCGGCGGGACGGGTCGCCCGGGCCGCGGAGCGCGCCGGAGCAGCGGCCGCGGGCTGACGGACCGCTTCGCCGCTCACCTGGAAGCGGCCCAGTTCGTCGCGCAGGCGTCCGGCGAGGCTGCTCAGTTCCTGGGCGCTCGAGGCGCCCTCCTCGGCGGAGGCCGTGTTGGTCTGGGTCACCTCGTCGATCTGCTTCAGGGCCTCGGTCACCTGTTCGATGGCCGTGGACTGCTCGCTGGAGGCGCTGTTGATCTCGCTGACCAGGTCGCCGGCCTGGGTGATGCCCGTGACGATCTCGGCCAGCGCGCCGGCGGTCTCCGCCGCGATGCTGCCGCCCTGGTCGATCACGCGCACGCTGCCCTCGATCAGCTCGCTGGTCTCCTGGGCGGCCTTGGCGCTGCGCTGGGCCAGGTTGCGCACCTCGTCGGCCACCACGGCGAAGCCGCGGCCGTGGGCGCCCGCCCGGGCCGCCTCCACCGCGGCGTTCAGGCTGAGCAGGTTGGTCTGGAAGGCGATCTCGTCGATCACCTTCATGATGCGGCTGATCTCCTTGGAGGATTTGCTGATGTCCTGCATGGCTTCCAGCATGCGCTGCATCTGCTGGTTGCCCCGGTGCGCGGCGTCGCGCGCCTTGTTGGAGAGCAGGTTGGCCTGGCTGGCGTTGGCCGCGTTGGTGCGGGTCTGGCCCGCCACCTCGATCAGGCTGGAGCTGATCTCCTCCAGCGCGGCGGCCTGCTCCGTGGCGCCCTGGGAGAGGGCCTGGCTGGTGTCGGACACCTGGCGCGAGCCCAGGTCCACGCTCTGGACCATGCCCTTGGCCTGGGCGAGCACCTGCTCCATCGAGGCGATGGTGTCGTTGTAGCGCGCGGTCAGCACGCCGATGTCGTGACCGGTGGTGCACTCCATCCGGCTGCGCAGGTCGCCGCCGGCCACCTGCTCCAGGCTGGTGTTCAGCGCGGCGAAGGGCTTGCCGATGGCGTCCAGGCTCTGGTTGAAGCGCTCGATCACCACGCGGTAGCTGCCCTGGAATTCGGCGGCCTGGCCGCGGCTGCTCATGCGGCCCTCCTGGACGGCCTCGGCCACGGAGATGATCTCCTGGATCAGCAGCTCCAGGTTCTCGCGGATGTGCTTGAGGGAGTCGGGCAGCTGCTGCAGCTCGCCCGGCAGGTCGCGCAGTTCGGCGGAGAAGTCGCCGTTGGCGTACTGGGCCAGGACCTGGCTGGTCTGGTGGATAGGACTGGTCAGCGTGTCCAGCGCGCTGTTGACGCCCAGCCCCAGCTGGCGGAACTTGCCCTCGGCGCCCCGGGTGTCCACGCGTTCCTTCAGGTGGCCCTGCTGCAGCGCGGCCACCGTCTGGTGGATGCGCTCCACCATGCCCTCGGCCTGGGCCGCGGCGTGCTGGGTCTCGCCGCGCCCGCGCTTCAGCCCGGCGATCATCTCGTTGATCGAGGAGCGCAGCTGCCCGATCTCGTCGGCGGATTTCACCTTCAGCACCAGGTCCAGGTTGCCCGACTCCACCTGGCGTGCCACGTCCGCCAGCTCCGTGATGGGCCGCGAGATCATCTTGCGCGCGAGCAGCACCGAGACCACGGAGACGGAGGAGGTGCCCAGGATGGCCAGCAGGATAAGGGCCCGCACGAGCTTCACGTTGTTGGTGCTGGCCTCCTCGAAGCCCGTGGTGATGTCGTTGTACTGCCCGATGATGGACTGGTGGTTGGCCCGCAGGAAGGTCACGGCCGCCAGGGCCTCGGGCGATCCCGCCGGGCTGCGGATGATGAAGTGCAGCTGGTCGTCGAAGTCCTTCCACATCACCTTGGCGCTGTCCAGGTCGGCGCGCAGCGCGGCGTGCCCGATGGGTTCGATGCCCAGCTTGTCGTCCCCGTCCCGCAGGGCGTCCTGGGTGTGTTCGAACAGGATCATGGTCTCGTCCAGCTCGCGCTGGATGGAGCTGATCACCTCGGGTGGCATGCCGGTCACGGCCATCAATTGGTAGTCCGTGGCCAGGCGCGTGATCTTCTGCACCAGCATGCGCTGGCGGCCGGCCAGGTTGACCAGTTTGGAGTCGTCCAGCTGCTTGCCGGTCTGCTGGACCACCACCGCGGCGCCCACCATCACCATCAACACGATGGTGCCGAACATGGCGCCCAGTTTGGTCTGGATGGACAGGTCGTTCAACTTCATCGAAAACCTCGCAACTCGGATCAGATGTGCTGGCGAGCGACGTCCCGGGGGGGGACCGCGCTGCGGATCGATTCTTGTCCCACGGTGCGGAAGGCCTGGTCGAAGATCCCGTGGATGTCCAGGATCAGGCTGATCTCGCCGTCGCCCAGGATGGTGCAGCCGCTCACGCCGGCCACGGCACCCAGGTAGCGGCTCAGACCCTTGACCACGATCTGCTGCTGGCCCAGGATCTCGTCCACGAACAGGCAGAGGGTGCGGCCCTCGTTGTCCAGCACCAGCGCGATGCCCGCGCCCAGCTCCTGGTGCTGGCTCGGGATGCCGAAGAGTTCGTGGAGGCGCAGCACGGGCAGCAGCTCGCCGCGGATGCGCAGGATCTCCATTCCGTCCATGGTGCGCGTGACCTGGGCCTCGGCGGGCTGCAGGCTCTCGCGGATGTGGATGATCGGCATGACGTAGCGGTTGTCGCCCACCCGCAGGATCATGCCGTCCGTGATGGCCAGGGTGAGCGGGATGCGCAGGATGACCGTGGACCCGTGGCCGGGCTTGCTGCGGATGTCCACGCGCCCGCTGATGC from Candidatus Delongbacteria bacterium encodes the following:
- a CDS encoding chemotaxis response regulator protein-glutamate methylesterase; translation: MSGRRVRVLVVDDSALVRAVLTQGLALDPEIEVVGSASDPFVARDRIVQLRPDVLTLDVEMPRMDGVEFLRRLMPQHPLPVLMVSALTERGAQITMEALEAGAVDFVTKPAADVQRGLGEMLAELREKVKAVSRADVSRWKTGAAQPRPRPAATRALAVTTDKIIAVGASTGGTQAVRDLMSGFPADMPGTVIVQHMPPGFTRLFAQNLDLVCAMTVREAREGDRLIPGLALVAPGDQHLRVVRSGGTYLVKLDSGEKVNGHRPSVDVLFQSVARDVGANATGVILTGMGGDGAKGLLEMRQAGARTLGQDERSSIVYGMPKVAAELGAVEQQGNPAALGDRLVSFFEKRP
- a CDS encoding chemotaxis protein CheW, which encodes MSTLDRLIADAEDSVDTLDQKHLTFRLGSEDYGIPIAAVIEIIGIQPITDLPEVPPWIRGVVNLRGRVVPVMDVRLRFGMPARDYDDRTCIIVASMNGENVGLIVDAVREVMSIPPEQVTAPPSVGSSAANQYIHGLGMTGERVVILLDTGRLLYGEAHERLGAALR
- a CDS encoding chemotaxis protein CheD, yielding MNTLYAGIGELVVSKSAQDELKTMALGSCVGVILLDPVNRIAGLVHVALPEASINPERAQRKPGSFADTAIPALLAEVRRLGWNGQSRVIIKLAGGATILDANNTFNIGKRNLLAVRKALWEHRLAPLAEETGDSISRTVVVSIATGKVRISTPGREDHYL
- a CDS encoding methyl-accepting chemotaxis protein, with protein sequence MKLNDLSIQTKLGAMFGTIVLMVMVGAAVVVQQTGKQLDDSKLVNLAGRQRMLVQKITRLATDYQLMAVTGMPPEVISSIQRELDETMILFEHTQDALRDGDDKLGIEPIGHAALRADLDSAKVMWKDFDDQLHFIIRSPAGSPEALAAVTFLRANHQSIIGQYNDITTGFEEASTNNVKLVRALILLAILGTSSVSVVSVLLARKMISRPITELADVARQVESGNLDLVLKVKSADEIGQLRSSINEMIAGLKRGRGETQHAAAQAEGMVERIHQTVAALQQGHLKERVDTRGAEGKFRQLGLGVNSALDTLTSPIHQTSQVLAQYANGDFSAELRDLPGELQQLPDSLKHIRENLELLIQEIISVAEAVQEGRMSSRGQAAEFQGSYRVVIERFNQSLDAIGKPFAALNTSLEQVAGGDLRSRMECTTGHDIGVLTARYNDTIASMEQVLAQAKGMVQSVDLGSRQVSDTSQALSQGATEQAAALEEISSSLIEVAGQTRTNAANASQANLLSNKARDAAHRGNQQMQRMLEAMQDISKSSKEISRIMKVIDEIAFQTNLLSLNAAVEAARAGAHGRGFAVVADEVRNLAQRSAKAAQETSELIEGSVRVIDQGGSIAAETAGALAEIVTGITQAGDLVSEINSASSEQSTAIEQVTEALKQIDEVTQTNTASAEEGASSAQELSSLAGRLRDELGRFQVSGEAVRQPAAAAPARSAARATRPAAKPARSTRGVPRPASRPAAPPPDEGKGWVDLESPLRPEDIIHLDDHDFGEF
- a CDS encoding HDOD domain-containing protein, which codes for MINADVLAARVQQVPLLSPAVRKLIVMLGNPAANLREISQLVEIDPALTIQVLRAANAAFFHRGMEIRSVQQAVSHLGEELVFSVAVRTCAGDVMNHPLQGYMADDTCLWSHSVYTALAARQLAHLNSEGPEPDLAYTAGLLHDIGKAILSDWLCRAPGSVARRVADPGDHEFIQIEESLLGINHQSAGHALARHWMLPEVICDAILHHHKPGLAGPKSAWLAEIVHVADLLALMAGFTTGADALNYRLDLAGLKHFKFSRAELDRLVSLVQEEFLSAGQALLE
- a CDS encoding protein-glutamate O-methyltransferase CheR — encoded protein: MVLELSQDAFSRLSRLVYDRFRILLTERKRSLVVSRLSRFVQTQGFERFEDYLDSVEDDRSGRAVSELVNRLSTNFTFFNREPAHFEFFQRTFLPERDRAARGDKRLHIWVPGCSSGEEPWMLAICLSEHYGPTVAQKAAILATDISARALSTALEGLYSGENTSRLPASLRHKYFDEVGPDSWRVKDGLRNLVLFRRLNLNRPSYPFRRPMDAIFCRNVMIYFDQQTREALSRRFHLNLLADGCLFIGHSETIESTELFSRVLPAIYRRKETA